One Citrobacter amalonaticus genomic window carries:
- the garR gene encoding 2-hydroxy-3-oxopropionate reductase: protein MTMKVGFIGLGIMGKPMSKNLLKAGYSLVVSDRNPEAIADVIAAGAETASNAKAIAEQCDVIITMLPNSPHVKEVALGEGGIIEGAKPGTVLIDMSSIAPLASREISDALKAKGIDMLDAPVSGGEPKAIDGTLSVMVGGDKAIFDKYYDLLKAMAGSVVHTGDIGAGNVTKLANQVIVALNIAAMSEALTLATKAGVNPDLVYQAIRGGLAGSTVLDAKAPMVMDRNFKPGFRIDLHIKDLANALDTSHGVGAQLPLTAAVMEMMQALRADGLGTADHSALACYYEKLAKVEVTR from the coding sequence ATGACTATGAAAGTTGGTTTTATTGGCCTGGGTATCATGGGTAAACCAATGAGTAAAAACCTCCTGAAAGCAGGTTACTCGCTGGTGGTTTCTGACCGTAATCCTGAAGCGATCGCTGACGTTATCGCGGCAGGCGCAGAAACCGCTTCTAACGCCAAAGCGATTGCTGAGCAGTGTGATGTGATCATCACCATGCTGCCAAACTCTCCGCACGTGAAAGAGGTTGCGCTGGGCGAAGGCGGCATTATCGAAGGGGCGAAACCGGGGACGGTACTGATCGATATGAGCTCCATCGCGCCGCTGGCGAGCCGTGAGATCAGCGACGCGCTGAAAGCCAAAGGCATCGACATGCTGGACGCACCGGTGAGCGGCGGTGAGCCGAAGGCGATCGACGGTACGCTGTCGGTGATGGTTGGCGGCGACAAGGCGATTTTCGATAAATACTACGATCTGCTGAAAGCGATGGCGGGATCCGTTGTTCATACCGGTGATATCGGCGCGGGTAACGTTACCAAGCTGGCGAACCAGGTGATTGTGGCGCTGAACATTGCCGCGATGTCTGAAGCGCTGACCCTGGCAACCAAAGCCGGCGTAAACCCGGATCTGGTTTATCAGGCGATCCGTGGTGGCCTGGCGGGCAGCACCGTCCTGGATGCGAAAGCGCCGATGGTGATGGATCGTAACTTCAAGCCCGGTTTCCGTATCGATCTGCACATTAAAGATCTGGCAAACGCGCTGGATACGTCTCACGGTGTTGGCGCTCAGCTTCCGCTGACAGCGGCCGTTATGGAGATGATGCAGGCGCTGCGTGCTGACGGCCTGGGAACCGCCGACCACAGTGCTCTGGCGTGCTACTACGAGAAACTGGCGAAAGTGGAAGTCACTCGCTAA
- the garK gene encoding glycerate 2-kinase, which yields MKIVIAPDSYKESLSATEVAQAIEKGFREIFPDAQYVSVPVADGGEGTVEAMIAATHGSAHSALVTGPLGEKVNANWGMSGDGKTAFIEMAAASGLALVPPDKRNPLITTSRGTGELILQALDSGASNIIIGIGGSATNDGGAGMVQALGAKLCDANGTEIGYGGGSLNTLNTIDVSGLDPRIKQCAIRVACDVTNPLVGEQGASRIFGPQKGATEPLILELDRNLAHYADIIKKSLGVDVKNVPGAGAAGGMGAALMAFLGAELKSGIEIVTQALNLEEHIHDCTLVVTGEGRIDSQSIHGKVPVGVANVAKKYHKPVIGIAGSLTRDVGVVHQYGIDAVFSVLTSIGTLEEAFRGAFDNIYRASRNIAATLAVGMRSAG from the coding sequence ATGAAAATCGTAATTGCCCCAGACTCTTATAAAGAAAGCCTCTCTGCTACTGAGGTAGCTCAGGCGATAGAAAAAGGATTTCGGGAAATTTTCCCCGATGCGCAGTATGTTTCCGTTCCGGTCGCCGATGGGGGCGAGGGGACGGTTGAAGCCATGATTGCCGCCACGCACGGTTCTGCACATTCCGCTCTGGTGACCGGACCGCTGGGTGAAAAAGTGAATGCCAACTGGGGCATGTCAGGCGATGGAAAGACCGCGTTTATCGAAATGGCGGCCGCCAGCGGACTGGCGCTGGTTCCCCCCGACAAACGTAACCCCCTGATTACCACTTCTCGTGGCACTGGGGAGCTTATTTTGCAGGCGCTGGACAGTGGGGCAAGCAATATTATTATCGGCATTGGCGGGAGTGCGACCAATGACGGCGGTGCCGGGATGGTTCAGGCGCTGGGTGCGAAGCTGTGTGATGCCAACGGAACTGAAATTGGCTACGGCGGCGGCAGCCTGAACACTCTCAACACCATTGATGTGTCTGGTCTGGATCCGCGCATTAAACAGTGTGCTATTCGCGTTGCCTGTGATGTGACCAATCCACTGGTAGGCGAACAGGGAGCCTCGCGGATCTTCGGTCCGCAAAAAGGGGCGACGGAGCCGCTGATTCTCGAACTGGACCGCAATCTGGCTCACTACGCGGATATCATTAAAAAATCACTGGGTGTGGATGTGAAAAACGTCCCAGGCGCAGGCGCGGCGGGTGGCATGGGGGCGGCGCTGATGGCATTTCTCGGCGCGGAGTTGAAAAGCGGGATTGAGATCGTCACTCAGGCGCTCAATCTGGAAGAACATATTCACGACTGTACGCTGGTTGTGACCGGTGAAGGGCGCATCGACAGCCAGAGCATTCACGGCAAAGTGCCGGTGGGCGTGGCGAACGTGGCGAAGAAATACCACAAGCCGGTGATTGGTATTGCGGGCAGTCTGACGCGGGATGTCGGCGTGGTACATCAATATGGTATCGATGCCGTATTCAGCGTATTGACCAGTATTGGTACTCTGGAAGAGGCCTTTCGCGGCGCATTTGACAACATTTACCGGGCGTCGCGAAACATTGCGGCGACGCTGGCGGTGGGAATGCGCAGTGCAGGGTGA
- the tdcA gene encoding transcriptional regulator TdcA has product MNTFALPKTQQLVVFQEVIRSGSIGSAAKELGLTQPAVSKIINDIEAYFGVELVVRKNTGVTLTHAGQVLLSWSESITREMKNMVNEMNSMTDNTVVDISFGFPSLIGFTFMSDMIQKFKEVYPKSQVSMYEAQLSSFLPAIRDGRLDFAIGTLSDEMKLQDLHVEPLFESEFVLVANKSRTCTGTTTLESLQNEQWVLPQTNMGYYSELLTTLQRNGISIENIVKTDSVVTIYNLVLNANFLTVIPCDMAAPFGSNQFITLPVEESLPIARYAAIWSKNYRIKKAASVLVELAKEYSSYKGCRRKQLIEIN; this is encoded by the coding sequence ATGAATACGTTTGCTCTCCCAAAAACACAGCAGTTGGTGGTCTTTCAGGAAGTAATCAGAAGCGGTTCTATCGGTTCTGCGGCAAAAGAATTAGGGTTAACTCAGCCAGCTGTTAGTAAAATCATTAACGATATTGAAGCTTATTTTGGCGTTGAGTTGGTGGTTCGCAAAAATACCGGCGTCACCTTAACCCATGCCGGGCAGGTTTTACTCTCCTGGTCCGAATCCATCACCCGTGAGATGAAAAACATGGTGAATGAGATGAACAGCATGACCGACAACACGGTGGTTGATATCTCATTCGGGTTTCCTTCGCTGATTGGCTTTACCTTTATGTCCGATATGATCCAGAAGTTCAAAGAGGTCTACCCAAAATCACAGGTCTCCATGTATGAGGCGCAACTCTCCTCATTCCTGCCGGCGATCCGCGACGGACGACTGGACTTCGCGATTGGTACGCTCAGCGATGAAATGAAATTGCAGGATCTGCACGTCGAGCCGCTCTTTGAGTCGGAGTTCGTACTGGTGGCGAATAAGTCCCGAACATGCACCGGCACCACCACACTGGAATCGTTGCAGAACGAACAGTGGGTGTTGCCACAAACGAATATGGGCTACTACAGCGAACTCCTCACCACCCTGCAAAGAAATGGCATCAGCATTGAAAACATCGTTAAAACCGACTCTGTTGTGACCATTTACAATCTTGTTCTCAATGCTAATTTTCTGACAGTGATTCCATGCGATATGGCCGCACCTTTTGGTTCGAACCAGTTTATTACTCTCCCTGTAGAAGAATCGTTACCCATTGCGCGCTATGCCGCAATATGGTCAAAAAACTATCGTATTAAAAAAGCCGCATCGGTTTTGGTTGAATTAGCCAAAGAATATTCATCTTATAAAGGTTGCAGACGAAAGCAATTAATTGAAATTAACTAA
- the tdcB gene encoding bifunctional threonine ammonia-lyase/L-serine ammonia-lyase TdcB, producing MHITYDLPVAIEDILEAKKRLAGKIYKTGMPRSNYFSERCKGEIFLKFENMQRTGSFKIRGAFNKLSSLTDAEKRKGVVACSAGNHAQGVSLSCAMLGIDGKVVMPKGAPKSKVAATCDYSAEVVLHGDNFNDTIAKVSEIVEMEGRIFIPPYDDPKVIAGQGTIGLEIMEDLYDVDNVIVPIGGGGLIAGIAIAIKSINPTIKVIGVQSENVHGMAASYQAGEITTHRTTGTLADGCDVSRPGKLTYEIVRELVDDIVLVSEDEIRNSMIALIQRNKVVTEGAGALACAALLSGKLDAYIQNRKTVSIISGGNIDLSRVSQITGLADA from the coding sequence ATGCACATTACTTACGATCTCCCGGTTGCCATTGAAGATATCCTCGAAGCAAAAAAACGACTGGCGGGGAAAATATATAAAACAGGCATGCCGCGCTCAAACTATTTTAGTGAGCGGTGCAAAGGGGAAATATTCCTTAAGTTTGAAAACATGCAGCGTACCGGCTCATTTAAAATTCGTGGCGCATTTAACAAACTCAGTTCATTGACGGATGCGGAAAAACGCAAAGGCGTTGTCGCGTGTTCAGCGGGTAACCACGCTCAAGGGGTTTCCCTCTCCTGTGCGATGCTGGGCATTGATGGCAAAGTGGTGATGCCGAAGGGCGCGCCGAAATCGAAAGTGGCCGCTACCTGCGACTACTCGGCGGAAGTGGTGCTGCACGGCGATAACTTCAACGACACCATCGCCAAGGTCAGTGAGATTGTCGAAATGGAAGGGCGTATTTTTATCCCACCCTATGACGATCCGAAAGTCATTGCCGGCCAGGGCACTATCGGCCTGGAAATTATGGAAGACCTGTATGACGTCGATAACGTGATTGTTCCTATCGGCGGCGGCGGTTTAATCGCCGGTATTGCTATTGCCATAAAATCTATTAACCCGACCATTAAAGTGATTGGCGTGCAGTCTGAAAACGTACACGGCATGGCGGCGTCTTATCAGGCTGGAGAAATAACCACGCACCGAACGACCGGCACCCTGGCGGATGGTTGTGATGTTTCCCGCCCGGGTAAATTAACTTACGAAATTGTGCGTGAATTAGTGGATGACATTGTCCTGGTCAGCGAAGACGAAATTCGTAACAGCATGATTGCTTTAATTCAACGCAACAAAGTGGTGACAGAAGGTGCAGGCGCACTGGCATGTGCTGCTTTATTAAGCGGGAAATTAGATGCCTATATCCAGAACAGAAAAACGGTCAGCATTATTTCTGGCGGCAATATCGATCTTTCCCGTGTATCGCAAATTACGGGTTTAGCAGACGCATAA
- the tdcC gene encoding threonine/serine transporter TdcC, whose protein sequence is MSTTDSIVSSQTKQSSWRKSDTTWTLGLFGTAIGAGVLFFPIRAGFGGLIPILLMLVLAYPIAFYCHRALARLCLSGSNPSGNITETVEEHFGKTGGVVITFLYFFAICPLLWIYGVTITNTFMTFWENQLQMPALNRGFVALFLLLLMAFVIWFGKDLMVKVMSYLVWPFIASLVLISLSLIPYWNSAVIDQVDISNIALTGHDGILVTVWLGISIMVFSFNFSPIVSSFVVSKREEYEKDFGREYTEQKCSQIISRASMLMVAVVMFFAFSCLFTLSPANMADAKAQNIPVLSYLANHFASLSGTKSTFATVLEYGASIIALVAIFKSFFGHYLGTLEGLNGLVLKFGYKGDKTKVSSGKLNTISMIFIMGSTWIVAYANPNILDLIEAMGAPIIASLLCLLPMYAIRKAPSLAKYRGRLDNVFVTVIGLLTILNIVYKLF, encoded by the coding sequence ATGAGTACTACTGACAGCATTGTATCCAGCCAGACAAAACAGTCGTCCTGGCGTAAATCAGACACCACCTGGACACTGGGTTTATTTGGTACTGCCATCGGCGCCGGGGTGTTGTTCTTCCCCATCCGCGCAGGATTTGGCGGTTTAATCCCCATTCTTTTGATGTTGGTACTGGCGTACCCCATCGCGTTTTATTGCCACCGTGCGCTGGCGCGTCTGTGTCTGTCCGGGTCAAACCCGTCCGGCAACATCACGGAAACGGTTGAAGAGCACTTTGGTAAGACGGGCGGCGTGGTCATCACGTTCCTCTATTTCTTCGCGATTTGTCCGCTGCTGTGGATTTATGGCGTCACCATTACTAACACGTTCATGACGTTCTGGGAAAACCAGTTGCAGATGCCGGCGCTGAACCGTGGTTTTGTGGCACTGTTCCTGCTGCTGCTGATGGCGTTCGTTATCTGGTTTGGTAAGGATCTGATGGTTAAAGTGATGAGCTACCTGGTATGGCCGTTCATTGCCAGCCTGGTGCTGATCTCGCTGTCGCTGATCCCTTACTGGAACTCTGCGGTGATCGATCAGGTCGATATCAGTAATATCGCCTTAACCGGTCACGATGGCATTCTGGTCACCGTGTGGCTGGGGATTTCCATCATGGTGTTCTCGTTCAACTTCTCGCCGATCGTTTCGTCTTTCGTGGTCTCTAAGCGTGAAGAATACGAGAAAGATTTTGGCCGTGAATACACCGAGCAGAAATGTTCTCAGATCATCTCTCGCGCCAGCATGCTGATGGTCGCTGTGGTCATGTTCTTCGCCTTTAGCTGCCTGTTCACGCTCTCTCCGGCAAACATGGCAGATGCGAAAGCACAGAACATTCCGGTATTGTCTTATCTGGCAAACCACTTCGCTTCCCTGTCCGGAACGAAGTCGACTTTCGCCACCGTGCTGGAATATGGCGCCTCGATTATTGCGCTGGTTGCCATCTTCAAATCCTTCTTCGGTCACTACCTGGGAACGCTGGAAGGGCTGAATGGTCTGGTGCTGAAGTTCGGTTACAAAGGCGATAAAACGAAGGTTTCCTCCGGCAAACTTAACACCATCAGCATGATCTTCATCATGGGGTCTACCTGGATTGTGGCTTATGCCAACCCGAACATTCTGGACCTGATTGAAGCGATGGGTGCGCCAATTATTGCCTCACTGCTGTGCCTGTTGCCGATGTATGCCATTCGTAAGGCACCGTCGCTGGCGAAATACCGTGGCCGTCTGGATAACGTGTTTGTCACCGTCATCGGTCTGCTGACCATTCTGAACATCGTGTACAAACTGTTTTAA
- the tdcD gene encoding propionate kinase, translating to MNEFPIVLVINCGSSSIKFSVLDANNCDVLMAGIADGINSENAFLSVNGGEPVTLAHHSYEGALKAIAFELEKRNLNDSVALIGHRIAHGGNIFTESAIITDEVIDNIRRVSPLAPLHNYANLSGIESAQHLFPGVTQVAVFDTSFHQTMAPEAYLYGLPWKYFEELGVRRYGFHGTSHRYVSQRAHELLALSEQDSGLVIAHLGNGASICAVRNGHSVDTSMGMTPLEGLMMGTRSGDVDFGAMAWVASETHQTLSDLERVVNKESGLLGISGLSSDLRVLEKAWHEGHERAQLAIKTFVHRIARHIAGHAASLHRLDGIIFTGGIGENSVLIRRLVVEHLAVLGVNIDSDRNNLSNSHGERIISAPDARVIFAVIPTNEEKMIALDAIQLGRINAAVEYA from the coding sequence ATGAATGAGTTTCCGATAGTTCTGGTTATTAATTGTGGATCGTCTTCAATTAAGTTTTCAGTACTCGATGCAAATAACTGCGACGTATTAATGGCAGGTATTGCGGATGGTATTAACTCGGAAAATGCGTTCTTATCTGTAAATGGAGGTGAGCCAGTCACACTGGCTCACCACAGCTACGAAGGCGCATTAAAGGCGATTGCGTTTGAACTGGAAAAACGTAATTTAAATGACAGCGTGGCCTTAATTGGCCACCGTATTGCTCACGGCGGAAATATCTTTACCGAGTCAGCGATTATTACTGATGAGGTTATTGACAATATTCGCCGTGTTTCACCCCTGGCGCCGTTACATAATTACGCCAATCTGAGCGGAATTGAATCCGCACAGCATCTGTTCCCCGGCGTCACCCAGGTGGCGGTGTTTGATACCAGCTTCCATCAGACCATGGCGCCAGAAGCGTATCTGTATGGCCTGCCGTGGAAGTATTTCGAAGAGCTGGGCGTGCGGCGCTATGGCTTTCACGGAACGTCGCACCGCTATGTTTCTCAACGCGCGCATGAACTGCTTGCGCTGTCCGAACAGGACTCCGGCCTGGTGATCGCCCACCTCGGCAACGGCGCGTCAATTTGTGCCGTCCGTAATGGTCACAGCGTCGACACCTCAATGGGGATGACGCCGCTGGAAGGGTTGATGATGGGTACGCGTAGCGGCGACGTGGACTTTGGCGCGATGGCGTGGGTCGCCAGCGAAACCCACCAGACTCTGAGCGATCTGGAGCGGGTAGTGAATAAAGAGTCCGGTTTGCTCGGCATTTCTGGCCTGTCGTCCGACTTAAGGGTGCTGGAAAAAGCCTGGCATGAAGGACATGAGCGGGCACAGCTGGCGATTAAAACCTTTGTTCACCGCATTGCCCGTCATATTGCCGGACATGCCGCTTCGTTACACCGTCTGGACGGCATTATTTTTACCGGTGGTATTGGTGAGAACTCGGTATTAATTCGTCGTCTGGTGGTTGAGCATCTGGCGGTATTGGGGGTGAATATCGACAGCGACCGAAATAATCTGTCGAATTCTCATGGCGAGCGCATTATTTCCGCCCCTGATGCCCGGGTTATTTTCGCCGTGATCCCGACGAACGAAGAAAAAATGATTGCGCTCGATGCGATTCAATTAGGCCGCATTAACGCAGCCGTGGAATACGCCTAA
- the pflB gene encoding formate C-acetyltransferase yields the protein MKVDIDTSDMLYAEAWLGFKGTDWKEEINVRDFIQHNYTPYEGDESFLADATPATTALWEKVMAGIRIENATHAPVDFDTNIATTITAHDAGYIEQELEKIVGLQTDKPLKRALHPFGGVNMIKSSFDAYGREMDPNFEYLFTELRKTHNQGVFDAYSPDMLRCRKSGVLTGLPDGYGRGRIIGDYRRVALYGIRYLVRERELQFADLQSNLEWGQSLEATIRLREELAEHRRALLQMQEMAAKYGCDISRPARNAQEAVQWVYFAYLAAVKSQNGGAMSLGRTASFLDIYIERDFNAGILTEQQAQELIDHFIMKIRMVRFLRTPEFDTLFSGDPIWATEVIGGMGLDGRTLVTKNAFRYLHTLHTMGPAPEPNLTVLWSEALPIAFKKYAAQVSIVTSSLQYENDDLMRTDFNSDDYAIACCVSPMVIGKQMQFFGARANLAKTLLYAINGGVDEKLKIQVGPKTAPLLDDVLDYDTVMDSLDHFMDWLAVQYISALNIIHYMHDKYSYEASLMALHDRDVYRTMACGIAGLSVAADSLSAIKYATVKPVRDHNGLAVDFVIEGEYPQYGNNDERVDSIACDLVERFMKKIKVLPTYRNAVPTQSILTITSNVVYGQKTGNTPDGRRAGTPFAPGANPMHGRDRKGAVASLTSVAKLPFTYAKDGISYTFSIVPAALGKEDRVRKTNLVGLLDGYFHHEAHVEGGQHLNVNVMNKEMLLDAIEHPENYPNLTIRVSGYAVRFNALTREQQQDVISRTFTQAM from the coding sequence ATGAAGGTAGATATCGATACCAGCGATATGCTGTATGCCGAAGCATGGCTTGGCTTTAAAGGTACGGACTGGAAAGAAGAAATTAATGTCCGTGATTTTATTCAGCACAACTATACGCCTTATGAAGGGGATGAATCCTTCCTTGCGGATGCAACGCCTGCAACTACGGCATTGTGGGAAAAGGTGATGGCGGGCATTCGTATCGAAAACGCGACCCATGCGCCGGTCGATTTCGATACCAATATTGCGACCACCATTACTGCGCACGATGCGGGTTACATTGAGCAGGAACTGGAGAAGATTGTCGGTCTGCAAACGGATAAGCCGCTGAAGCGTGCGCTGCATCCGTTTGGCGGCGTCAACATGATCAAAAGCTCGTTCGATGCTTATGGTCGTGAGATGGATCCGAACTTCGAGTACCTGTTCACCGAACTGCGTAAAACCCACAACCAGGGCGTTTTTGACGCCTATTCTCCGGACATGCTGCGCTGCCGTAAATCCGGTGTGCTGACCGGTTTGCCGGACGGCTATGGTCGTGGGCGCATCATCGGTGATTATCGCCGTGTGGCGCTGTACGGCATCCGCTATCTGGTGCGTGAGCGTGAGTTGCAGTTCGCCGATCTCCAGTCAAATCTGGAGTGGGGACAGAGTCTGGAAGCCACGATTCGCCTGCGTGAAGAGCTGGCGGAGCACCGTCGTGCGTTGCTGCAAATGCAGGAGATGGCGGCGAAATATGGCTGCGATATCTCTCGCCCGGCGCGTAACGCGCAGGAAGCGGTACAGTGGGTCTATTTTGCCTATCTGGCGGCGGTGAAATCGCAAAACGGCGGCGCGATGTCGCTGGGTCGCACCGCATCGTTCCTCGATATTTATATCGAGCGCGATTTCAATGCCGGGATCCTGACAGAGCAACAGGCGCAGGAGTTGATCGACCACTTCATCATGAAGATCCGGATGGTGCGCTTCCTGCGTACGCCGGAGTTTGACACGCTGTTCTCCGGCGATCCGATCTGGGCGACCGAAGTCATCGGCGGGATGGGGCTGGATGGCCGCACGCTGGTGACCAAAAACGCTTTCCGTTACCTGCATACGCTGCACACGATGGGGCCGGCACCGGAGCCAAACCTCACCGTGCTGTGGTCAGAAGCGTTACCCATCGCGTTCAAAAAATATGCCGCGCAGGTCTCTATCGTCACCTCGTCACTGCAATATGAAAACGACGATCTGATGCGGACCGACTTTAACAGCGATGATTACGCGATCGCCTGCTGCGTGAGCCCGATGGTTATCGGTAAGCAGATGCAGTTCTTCGGTGCGCGCGCCAACCTCGCCAAAACGCTGCTGTACGCAATCAACGGCGGGGTGGATGAGAAGCTGAAAATTCAGGTGGGGCCGAAAACCGCGCCGCTGCTGGACGACGTGCTGGACTACGACACGGTGATGGACAGTCTGGACCACTTTATGGACTGGCTGGCGGTGCAGTACATCAGCGCGCTGAACATCATTCACTACATGCACGACAAGTACAGCTACGAAGCGTCGCTGATGGCGCTGCACGATCGCGACGTCTATCGCACGATGGCGTGCGGGATTGCCGGGCTGTCGGTGGCGGCGGATTCACTTTCTGCAATCAAGTACGCGACGGTGAAACCGGTTCGCGACCATAACGGGCTGGCGGTCGATTTCGTGATTGAAGGGGAATATCCGCAATACGGCAATAACGACGAGCGCGTGGATAGCATTGCCTGCGATCTGGTTGAACGCTTTATGAAGAAAATTAAAGTGTTGCCGACCTACCGGAACGCGGTACCGACGCAGTCGATTCTGACTATCACCTCCAACGTGGTGTACGGACAGAAAACCGGGAATACCCCAGATGGACGCCGCGCCGGAACGCCATTTGCGCCGGGCGCTAACCCGATGCACGGGCGTGACCGCAAAGGTGCTGTCGCCTCGCTAACCTCCGTGGCGAAACTGCCGTTCACCTACGCGAAGGACGGGATTTCGTACACCTTCTCGATTGTGCCTGCGGCACTTGGGAAAGAGGATCGGGTGCGGAAAACCAACCTGGTCGGGCTGCTCGATGGTTACTTCCACCATGAAGCGCATGTGGAAGGTGGTCAGCACCTGAACGTTAACGTAATGAACAAGGAAATGTTACTGGATGCCATTGAACATCCGGAAAACTATCCGAACCTGACGATCCGCGTCTCCGGCTACGCTGTGCGCTTCAACGCGCTCACCCGTGAGCAGCAGCAGGACGTCATTTCGCGTACTTTCACCCAGGCGATGTAA
- the tdcG gene encoding L-serine ammonia-lyase codes for MISAFDIFKPGIGPSSSHTVGPMNAGKRFIDQLVSSGSLSRTTRMSVDLYGSLSLTGKGHATDTAIMMGLAGNTPQSVNIDAIPAFIDEVTRTGRLPVAEGLHVVDFPVTDSIVFHGETLPRHENGMRITAWENQETLLSKTYYSIGGGFIVEEERFGQAHDVEAPVPYDFHSASELLKLCERNGLSVSGLMMQNELALRSKVEIDAGFAQIWEVMHAGIERGMNTEGVLPGPLNVPRRAVALRRLLVSSDSLSSDPMNVIDWINMFALAVSEENAAGGRVVTAPTNGACGIIPAVLAYYDKFRRPLNANSIARYLLAAGAIGALYKMNASISGAEVGCQGEIGVASSMAAAGLTELLGGSPAQVCIAAEIAMEHNLGLTCDPVAGQVQIPCIERNAINAVKAVNAARMALRRTSEPRVSLDKVIETMYETGKDMNDKYRETSRGGLAIKVVCS; via the coding sequence ATGATTAGCGCATTCGATATTTTCAAACCTGGCATTGGTCCATCCAGCTCCCATACCGTAGGGCCGATGAATGCAGGAAAACGGTTTATCGATCAACTGGTCAGCAGTGGAAGCTTATCGCGCACGACGCGCATGTCGGTTGATCTGTATGGTTCACTGTCGCTGACCGGAAAAGGCCACGCGACCGATACTGCCATTATGATGGGGCTGGCCGGAAACACTCCGCAAAGCGTCAACATTGACGCCATCCCCGCGTTTATTGACGAGGTGACCCGTACTGGCCGCTTGCCGGTCGCTGAGGGGTTACATGTCGTCGATTTCCCGGTTACCGACAGCATTGTTTTTCATGGTGAAACGCTGCCACGGCACGAGAACGGTATGCGGATCACCGCCTGGGAAAACCAGGAGACGCTGCTGAGTAAAACCTACTACTCGATTGGCGGCGGGTTTATCGTGGAGGAAGAGCGCTTTGGTCAGGCGCACGACGTGGAAGCGCCGGTCCCTTATGATTTTCATTCCGCCAGCGAGCTGCTGAAACTGTGCGAGCGCAATGGCCTTTCAGTCTCCGGGCTGATGATGCAAAACGAACTGGCGCTGCGCAGCAAGGTGGAGATTGATGCCGGATTTGCTCAGATCTGGGAAGTGATGCACGCTGGCATAGAACGCGGGATGAATACCGAAGGCGTCTTACCCGGCCCGCTGAATGTACCGCGCCGCGCGGTAGCGTTACGCCGTCTGCTGGTCTCCAGTGACAGTCTCTCCAGCGACCCGATGAACGTCATCGACTGGATCAACATGTTTGCTCTCGCAGTCAGTGAGGAGAATGCGGCGGGCGGGCGCGTGGTCACTGCGCCCACCAACGGGGCATGCGGTATTATTCCAGCCGTTTTGGCCTATTACGATAAATTCCGTCGTCCGCTGAATGCCAACTCCATCGCCCGCTATCTGCTGGCGGCCGGGGCCATTGGGGCGCTGTACAAAATGAATGCGTCAATTTCCGGGGCGGAAGTCGGCTGTCAGGGGGAGATCGGCGTGGCCAGTTCAATGGCGGCGGCGGGGTTGACCGAACTGCTGGGCGGTAGCCCGGCGCAGGTTTGCATCGCGGCGGAAATTGCTATGGAGCACAACCTCGGCTTAACCTGCGACCCGGTCGCCGGGCAGGTGCAGATCCCGTGTATTGAGCGTAATGCGATCAACGCAGTCAAGGCGGTCAACGCCGCACGTATGGCGCTGCGCCGTACCTCCGAGCCGCGTGTCTCGCTGGATAAGGTCATCGAAACGATGTACGAGACGGGTAAGGACATGAACGATAAGTACCGCGAAACATCACGCGGTGGTTTAGCGATCAAAGTGGTGTGCAGTTAG